The proteins below come from a single Leptidea sinapis chromosome 20, ilLepSina1.1, whole genome shotgun sequence genomic window:
- the LOC126970300 gene encoding uncharacterized protein LOC126970300: MVFTLSFLILSKDLPYFVPIFSIVMEDGYCTINVKRPEIVKLKKFSIDPVPSKKLPTNRKNSLRNQRTPLISSEIKTVPVQEPLSVKKLKRPEILLPLKLFLKQQDSDVFEKRTAISIYERHNIKTADLCKRLYIEHPSNEVNTVTDIDGCFFNIIENRPINLHVPIYKSYKSMLSDYFRARFDIGNINDRILNIELNQRRELATHDLTIQRFTNQARSFDKFISEDYHRSMLLLTKCELLENEVDSKILELQNLATQRFSNISRIIGLDYKYSQQQKYGRFLYYLSPPTWRLKNREFARSIEIETKGFDFGDSSEEDTFTIIFEKLRKICYGTPINPVLYFTKPDQLIEVFNAMENQQLHYFSHVTHLTPFKHILRDELKTLREIMIQDSATVRNYITKIEKVLAVSEEKSSLLQAKFYKILNGMFYDSVGSIDVLKLTLHLEFCFEKVLRDKPTNLDIVTMARALENFYLEYSYRLDAIQNGSVRRAMAKCEQNERHKYIRAKCAANELRLFNRLEKQLYRAYGLNYSNRYKPQFFERKPKMTNNIQPCTHEEKSNVTLTAAEIEYLKLFTDWTEHDDPARYFQVSPRGEKS; encoded by the coding sequence ATGGTTTTTActttgtcatttctaatattatcTAAAGATTTACCTTATTTTGTACCAATTTTCTCCATTGTGATGGAAGATGGTTATTGTACAATCAATGTTAAAAGACCAGAAATAGTTAAGCTGAAAAAATTTTCTATTGACCCAGTTCCATCCAAAAAGCTTCCAACCAACCGTAAAAATAGCCTAAGAAATCAAAGAACACCCTTAATAAGCTCTGAAATAAAAACAGTACCAGTACAAGAACCACTCAGTGTTAAGAAATTGAAAAGACCAGAAATTTTATTGCCacttaaactatttttaaagcAGCAAGACTCGGATGTATTTGAAAAGCGCACCGCAATATCTATATACgaaagacataatattaaaactgcTGACTTATGTAAGCGATTATACATTGAACATCCATCTAATGAAGTAAACACGGTGACTGATATTGatggttgtttttttaatataattgaaaacAGACCAATAAATTTACATGTGCCAATATATAAGTCTTACAAATCAATGTTAAGTGATTATTTTAGAGCTCGTTTTGATATTGGCAACATTAATGATCGTATACTAAATATTGAACTAAATCAAAGAAGAGAACTCGCCACACACGATTTAACTATACAAAGATTTACTAACCAGGCTCGATCTttcgataaatttatttcagaagACTATCATAGGTCTATGCTTCTTTTAACAAAATGTGAACTGTTAGAAAATGAAGTTGACAGTAAAATCCTGGAGCTACAAAATCTAGCAACTCAAAGGTTTAGTAATATATCACGTATAATCGGATTAGACTATAAATACAGCCaacagcaaaaatatggaaggtttttgtattatttatcgCCTCCCACCTGGCGCTTGAAAAACAGGGAATTTGCGAGATCAATTGAAATAGAAACTAAGGGTTTTGACTTTGGTGATAGTAGCGAAGAAGACACATTTACCATCATCTTTGAAAAATTACGAAAAATTTGTTACGGAACGCCAATCAACCCAGTACTATACTTTACAAAGCCTGACCAACTTATTGAGGTTTTTAATGCGATGGAGAACCAGCAATTGCATTATTTTTCTCATGTTACTCATTTGACACCTTTCAAGCACATCTTGAGAGACGAATTAAAAACATTGAGAGAAATAATGATACAAGACAGCGCTACAGTTCgtaattatattacaaaaattgaAAAGGTTTTGGCTGTTAGCGAAGAAAAAAGTTCCCTTTTACAGgctaagttttataaaatacttaacgGTATGTTTTACGACAGTGTTGGCTCAATAGATGTTCTGAAACTAACGCTACATTTAGAGTTTTGTTTTGAGAAAGTGCTTCGTGATAAACCCACTAATTTGGATATTGTAACAATGGCCAGAGCTCTTGAAAATTTTTACTTGGAGTATTCTTACCGTTTAGATGCTATACAAAACGGTAGTGTTCGTCGAGCAATGGCTAAATGTGAGCAGAATGAAAGGCATAAATATATTCGAGCTAAATGTGCTGCAAATGAATTACGGTTATTTAACAGACTCGAAAAACAACTATATCGAGCGTATGGTTTAAACTACAGCAATCGATATAAACCACAATTTTTTGAACGCAAGCCAAAAATGACAAATAACATTCAACCCTGCACCCACGAAGAGAAAAGTAATGTGACATTAACAGCGGCAGAGATTGAATATCTAAAACTTTTCACTGACTGGACGGAACATGATGATCCCGCTAGATACTTCCAAGTTAGCCCGCGTGGTGAGAAAAGCTAA
- the LOC126970299 gene encoding uncharacterized protein LOC126970299, whose translation MSCLKEERKPIQPIKTLDVIFRRRYVPNTQHYFTNRIRAVQKEQKTKKPTQPFRVPRSEKLLSYIKYSDRNEKVISKRRLSQPLHLKDNLRIAATRDISERLFIEEPPDTVETVVKIHPEFYSVIEGRPLRCFDDIKVYVNNIRNYAMNRQQIGYRRDLIMKIQRNLVEESKDYDKIVLKLKQHVKDFQKFLTEDYKKACLKVSKAEKVYNELVAKNSELLGYISKLTILNNILFKLDAIRSVLKTYRSYLIFVSPLSWRQQYDETLRDRIQSIQFESGEFATDNDLVETMDIDKMIEFAKQELQNPFPAHMYFTNPQQMLYLFRIMELQSREYLIQLSKTDAPFRILQDRIKQLKQVTKQELDHFQYYIDSINIEIAREAYNENYLKEKFFRILNTTFYDSVASPDTLKLKICIEYVYEQIFGKCEEGHQSLQDPMKILEVLYEDYNLRLDSLDFKIVNQARNDFFAQDLKMMKNAYAAQRELRSFREMTNAMNKAFYPPAKFTRPVLKKFLDKKSKLALELEERKKSEVKTDGRPKDTVYKVSPEEKEGLLLFTNWCEGTDPTVYLEQYYKYVKPAFEWVPRKSTVLPTDVEDA comes from the coding sequence ATGTCTTGCCTCAAAGAAGAACGAAAGCCTATACAGCCAATTAAAACACTAGATGTAATTTTCAGACGCCGATATGTACCAAACACCCAACACTATTTTACCAATCGTATAAGAGCAGTTCAAAAAGAACAGAAGACCAAAAAGCCAACACAACCTTTCCGTGTACCCAGGTCTGAAAAATTACTTtcctatataaaatatagcGATCGAAATGAAAAGGTTATATCGAAACGTCGCTTGTCCCAGCCATTACACTTAAAGGATAACTTGAGGATAGCTGCAACTAGAGACATTTCTGAGAGACTTTTCATCGAAGAACCACCTGATACCGTTGAAACTGTAGTTAAAATACACCCAGAATTTTATTCCGTCATAGAAGGGCGGCCTTTACGATGCTTTGATGATATAAAAGTGTACGTTAATAATATTCGTAATTATGCAATGAATCGTCAACAAATAGGGTATCGGCGTGATTTGATTATGAAAATACAAAGAAATTTGGTCGAAGAGTCTAAAGATTacgataaaattgtattaaaattaaaacagcaTGTCAAAGATTTTCAAAAGTTCTTAACTGAAGATTATAAAAAAGCATGCCTAAAAGTATCAAAAGCTGAAAAAGTTTACAATGAATTGGTTGCTAAAAACTCAGAATTACTCggatatatttcaaaattaacaattttaaataatattctattcaaACTTGATGCAATAAGAAGTGTACTAAAGACATATAGAAGTTATTTAATATTCGTTTCACCTTTATCGTGGAGACAACAATATGATGAAACTTTGCGAGACAGAATTCAGTCTATCCAGTTTGAATCTGGAGAATTTGCAACGGACAATGACTTAGTAGAAACAATGGATATTGACAAAATGATTGAATTTGCTAAGCAAGAGTTGCAAAATCCATTTCCCGCTCATATGTATTTCACTAACCCCCAACAAATGTTGTATCTATTTAGAATAATGGAATTACAAAGTAGAGAATATTTGATACAACTTTCCAAAACGGATGCTCCTTTTAGAATCTTACAAGATCgtattaaacaattaaaacaagttACTAAGCAGGAACTAGATCATTtccaatattatattgacagtaTTAACATTGAAATAGCTAGAGAAGCATATaacgaaaattatttaaaagagaaGTTTTTTCGTATCTTGAATACCACATTTTACGACAGTGTTGCTAGTCCGGATactttgaaattgaaaatttgtataGAATATGTTTACGAACAAATTTTTGGAAAATGTGAGGAAGGCCATCAAAGTTTACAAGAcccaatgaaaatattagaaGTATTGTATGAAGATTACAACTTGCGCTTGGATTCGTTAGACTTTAAAATTGTTAACCAGGCTCGTAATGACTTTTTTGCtcaagatttaaaaatgatgaagaATGCGTATGCAGCGCAGCGTGAATTAAGATCTTTTCGAGAAATGACAAACGCTATGAACAAAGCTTTTTACCCACCAGCAAAATTTACTCGTCCGgtcttaaaaaaatttttagataaaaagaGTAAACTAGCACTTGAACTTGAAGAAAGGAAGAAATCTGAAGTGAAAACTGATGGGCGACCGAAAGATACAGTATACAAAGTAAGTCCTGAAGAAAAGGAAGGTTTGCTGTTATTTACTAATTGGTGTGAAGGCACTGATCCAACAGTATATTTAGAACAGtactataaatatgtaaaaccAGCATTTGAATGGGTACCTCGTAAGTCTACGGTATTGCCAACTGACGTTGAAGATGCCTAA
- the LOC126970335 gene encoding ADP-ribosylation factor-like protein 4C, with protein sequence MGANMGKNSSLLDALPSTQGTLHVVMLGLDSAGKTTALYRLKFDQYLNTVPTIGFNCEKVKGTIGKSKGVNFLVWDVGGQEKLRPLWKSYTRCTDGIIFVLDSVDVERMEEAKMELIRTAKSPDNAGVPILVLANKQDLPGAKEPRELEKLLGLHELVSSPHGSRDSHAWHVQPACAITGEGLHEGLEALYEMILKRRKLAKLQKKRVR encoded by the coding sequence ATGGGTGCAAACATGGGCAAGAACTCGAGCCTGCTCGACGCGCTACCATCGACGCAGGGCACGCTTCACGTGGTAATGCTTGGCTTGGACTCCGCCGGCAAAACAACTGCGCTCTACAGACTCAAGTTTGACCAATACCTCAACACTGTTCCCACTATTGGTTTCAACTGTGAGAAAGTTAAAGGCACGATTGGAAAGTCAAAAGGTGTCAACTTTCTTGTGTGGGATGTGGGTGGTCAGGAAAAATTGCGACCATTGTGGAAATCGTACACTCGATGTACTGAtggtattatatttgttttagatTCAGTTGATGTTGAGAGAATGGAAGAAGCTAAGATGGAACTGATTAGAACAGCGAAATCGCCAGATAATGCAGGAGTGCCTATATTAGTTTTGGCAAATAAACAAGACCTACCAGGTGCTAAGGAACCGCGTGAACTTGAAAAGCTATTAGGACTACACGAGCTGGTATCCTCTCCGCATGGATCTAGAGATTCACACGCATGGCACGTACAACCTGCTTGTGCTATCACAGGAGAAGGTCTACACGAAGGTCTCGAAGCATTATATGAAATGATACTCAAAAGAAGAAAATTGGCAAAATTACAGAAAAAGCGAGTAAGATAA